A window of Platichthys flesus chromosome 23, fPlaFle2.1, whole genome shotgun sequence contains these coding sequences:
- the LOC133949167 gene encoding SUN domain-containing protein 2-like, giving the protein MKKTCGLLLLLLLISLCVWSLFQPSTHLDAAEENKKLINLEKQDLIGLISSLRDRIKALEMKNAEGVKPPAPLATNNKLTLEIQQAMEKWLSNHIKEQAVFMTDDKGCGHSIADNMADFALEVQGARVITSRCSETYHVGRAFVTLFGFKIWTVTVGPWTAIQGLAPLLPGRCWSFPGAQGTLAITLSSPVKITHVTVDHIARYISPSGSIESAPKEFELYGMRDISGKRTLLGTFTYDQSGESTQTFQLPNPTDDIYRGVEMHVLSNWGQAEYTCLYRFRVHGKIASP; this is encoded by the exons ATGAAGAAGACCTGTGGTCTGCTTTTACTTCTCCTCCTCATATCACTAT GTGTTTGGTCACTCTTTCAACCCAGCACCCATCTTGATGCTGCTGAGGAG AACAAGAAGCTGATAAATCTAGAGAAGCAGGACTTGATCGGGCTGATATCCAGCCTTCGTGACAGGATCAAAGCGCTGGAGATGAAGAATGCAGAG GGGGTCAAACCACCGGCTCCTTTAGCTACCAACAACAAACTAACCCTGGAGATCCAACAGGCCATGGAGAAGTGGCTCAGTAACCACATCAAG GAGCAGGCCGTATTCATGACTGATGACAAAGGTTGTGGACATTCGATAGCTGACAACATGGCCGACTTTGCCCTCGAGGTGCAAG gTGCCAGGGTGATCACATCCAGGTGTTCAGAGACCTATCATGTTGGTAGGGCGTTTGTGACCCTGTTTGGTTTCAAGATTTGGACTGTCACTGTGGGCCCGTGGACCGCTATTCAG gGTCTGGCGCCACTGCTCCCAGGGAGGTGTTGGTCATTCCCTGGTGCCCAGGGAACTCTTGCCAtcactctctcttctcctgttaaGATAACACACGTGACAGTGGACCACATAGCCCGCTACATATCACCCAGTGGCAGTATCGAGTCCGCGCCCAAAGAATTTGAACTCTAT GGAATGAGAGACATCTCAGGGAAGAGAACTCTTTTGGGAACATTCACCTACGATCAGAGTGGCGAGTCGACTCAGACATTTCAGCTGCCT AACCCAACTGACGACATATATCGTGGTGTGGAGATGCATGTCCTCAGTAACTGGGGACAAGCGGAATATACATGTCTTTATCGCTTCCGTGTGCATGGGAAGATCGCCTCCCcatga